One window of the Triticum dicoccoides isolate Atlit2015 ecotype Zavitan chromosome 3B, WEW_v2.0, whole genome shotgun sequence genome contains the following:
- the LOC119278629 gene encoding protein COFACTOR ASSEMBLY OF COMPLEX C SUBUNIT B CCB1, chloroplastic-like isoform X1: MEACASTSRVLLPFPPRAARPAAAACPRRRRAVAGRRRGVRLAPARASLDSAAVLLDAAVGAGTGYSQASYYTSLGLFVLSVPGLWSLIKRSVKSKIVQKTFVREEGQPTAPSLVAGEILSFFTRNSFAVSDRGEVITFEGSMTPSSAQAALLTFCTVISLGSVGLVLSIAVPEGGNNWFWLMTLSPLAGVYYWTKASRKEEIKVKMVLSDDGNSVSEILVRGDDVQVEQMRRELKMSEKGMIYVKGIFET, translated from the exons ATGGAAgcctgcgcctccaccagccgcGTCCTCCTCCCTTTCCCTCCCCGCGCCGCGCGGCCGGCGGCGGCCGCCTGCCCCCGGCGCCGCCGGGCGGTGGCCGGCCGGAGGAGAGGGGTGCGGCTGGCCCCGGCCCGCGCGTCGCTCGACAGCGCCGCGGTGCTCCTCGACGCCGCCGTCGGGGCGGGGACGGGGTACTCGCAGGCCAGCTACTACACCTCGCTGGGCCTCTTCGTGCTCTCCGTGCCGGGGCTCTGGTcgctcatcaagcgctccgtcaagTCCAAG ATTGTGCAGAAGACGTTCGTCAGGGAGGAAGGGCAGCCGACGGCGCCGAGCCTGGTGGCCGGGGAGATCCTGTCCTTCTTCACGCGCAACAGTTTCGCCGTCTCTGACCGTGGCGAGGTCATCAC CTTCGAGGGCTCAATGACACCAAGCAGCGCTCAGGCAGCACTGCTGACCTTCTGCACCGTCATTAGCCTGGGGAGCGTCGGGCTTGTTCTGTCGATCGCGGTCCCAGAAGGCGGCAACAACTGGTTCTGGCTTATGACCTTAAGCCCCTTGGC GGGAGTGTACTACTGGACAAAAGCATCGAGGAAAGAGGAGATCAAGGTGAAGATGGTCTTGTCCGACGATGGGAACAGCGTGTCCGAGATTCTGGTGCGGGGCGACGATGTGCAGGTCGAGCAGATGAGGAGGGAGCTCAAGATGAGCGAGAAGGGGATGATATACGTGAAGGGGATATTCGAGACATGA
- the LOC119282398 gene encoding probable glucomannan 4-beta-mannosyltransferase 6 isoform X1, translating into MHHHAGGHRPPAMLAESLAVAVDRLPASFPPAVAAFLRLLLRAWGALSVPLLRGAVMLCMAMSLMVLAEKVLLGTVSAAAKLLRRRRRPGRRDVPVQPDVEAGGGGGSSACFPMVLVQIPMYNEREVYQLSIGAACRLTWPADRLIVQVLDDSTDAAIKELVREECERWAGSGVDVRYEAREDRAGHKAGNLTEGMRHAYARGCEFVAIFDADFQPSPDFLTRTVPLLLRHPGLALVQARWEFVNADECLLTRMQEMSMDYHFKVEQQAGSALCNFFGYNGSAGVWRRQAIEESGGWDDRTTAEDMDLALRAALLGWEFVYVGDIRVKSELPSSLGAYRSQQHRWSCGPALLFKKMLREIVAAERVPAWKKLYIVYNFFVTRRVVSTFFTFFFFSVLLPAKTLFPQVRIPAWQMVCVPTATTLLNSAGTPWRRSAHLVVPWVAFENAMALHRFKAILIGLFEAGRANEWIVTRKSGNGRPAPGAEGRRLKQRCGLHWLELLVGALLLASGCYDCVHGHGYFYLFALPQSVMYFAIGFELLGVHHAS; encoded by the exons ATGCATCATCATGCAGGCGGTCACCGGCCGCCGGCGATGCTGGCCGAGTCGCTCGCGGTCGCGGTCGACCGGCTGCCCGCCTCCTTCCCGCCGGCGGTGGCCGCCTTCCTGCGGCTGCTGCTCCGGGCGTGGGGCGCGCTCTCCGTGCCGCTGCTCCGGGGCGCCGTGATGCTGTGCATGGCCATGTCGCTCATGGTGCTCGCCGAGAAGGTCCTCCTCGGGACCGTCAGCGCCGCGGCCAAGCTgctccgccggcgccggcggcccGGGAGGCGCGACGTCCCCGTCCAGCCTGACGTCGAGGCTGGTGGAGGTGGTGGCTCCTCGGCCTGCTTCCCCATGGTGCTCGTCCAGATCCCCATGTACAATGAGAGAGAG GTGTACCAGCTCTCGATCGGGGCGGCCTGCAGGCTCACGTGGCCGGCAGACCGATTAATTGTGCAGGTCCTCGACGACTCCACCGACGCCGCCATCAAG GAGCTGGTGAGGGAGGAGTGCGAGCGGTGGGCCGGGAGCGGCGTGGACGTGAGGTACGAGGCCCGGGAGGACAGGGCCGGGCACAAGGCCGGCAACCTCACGGAGGGGATGCGCCACGCCTACGCCCGCGGCTGCGAGTTCGTCGCCATCTTCGACGCCGACTTCCAGCCCTCGCCGGACTTCCTCACCCGCACCGTGccgctcctcctccgccacccCGGCCTCGCGCTCGTGCAGGCGCGCTGGGAGTTCG TGAACGCAGACGAGTGTCTGCTGACGAGGATGCAGGAGATGTCCATGGACTACCACTTCAAGGTGGAGCAGCAAGCGGGGTCCGCACTCTGTAACTTCTTTGGATATAATG GAAGCGCCGGAGTATGGAGAAGGCAAGCCATCGAGGAATCGGGTGGGTGGGACGACCGGACCACCGCGGAGGACATGGACCTGGCGCTCCGAGCGGCGCTCCTCGGCTGGGAATTCGTCTACGTCGGCGACATCAGGGTGAAGAGCGAGCTGCCGAGCTCTCTCGGGGCGTACCGGTCCCAGCAGCACCGGTGGTCGTGCGGGCCGGCGCTCCTCTTCAAGAAGATGCTccgggagatcgtcgccgcggagcGGGTGCCGGCGTGGAAGAAGCTCTACATCGTGTACAACTTCTTCGTGACGCGGAGGGTGGTGTCCACCTTCttcaccttcttcttcttcagcgtgCTGCTGCCGGCCAAGACGCTGTTCCCGCAGGTGCGCATCCCGGCGTGGCAGATGGTGTGCGTCCCGACGGCCACGACGCTGCTCAACTCGGCGGGCACGCCGTGGCGCCGGTCGGCCCACCTGGTGGTGCCGTGGGTCGCGTTCGAGAACGCCATGGCGCTGCACCGATTCAAGGCCATCCTCATCGGGCTCTTCGAGGCCGGCCGGGCCAACGAGTGGATCGTCACCCGCAAGTCCGGGAACGGTAGGCCGGCGCCGGGCGCGGAGGGCCGCCGTCTGAAACAGCGGTGCGGGCTCCATTGGCTGGAGCTGCTGGTCGGCGCGCTGCTCCTGGCGTCCGGGTGCTACGACTGTGTGCACGGGCATGGCTATTTCTACCTGTTCGCGCTGCCCCAGTCGGTCATGTACTTCGCCATTGGGTTCGAGCTCTTGGGCGTCCATCACGCTTCATAG
- the LOC119282397 gene encoding glutathione transferase GST 23-like has translation METPCEQPAVRLIGWLSPYVHRAEVALRLKGVPYDLIHDDMASKSELLLTRNPVHKKVPVLLHGDRSIPESLVIVEYVDEAFPAGPPLLPADPLARANARFWARFLDDKCWKALWVALWAEPGEARGAAAREAKEGLALLEAQLPEGKRFFGGDAIGLLDIAASGVARWLGVFEEMAGVRLLTEEERPALCRWAREYAADETVRQCLPDRDLVLAVLAPRRDMFVSTANAMAAHN, from the exons ATGGAGACGCCTTGTGAACAGCCGGCGGTGAGGCTCATCGGCTGGCTGAGCCCGTACGTGCACCGCGCCGAGGTGGCGCTGCGCCTCAAGGGCGTCCCCTACGACCTCATCCACGACGACATGGCCAGCAAGAGCGAGCTGCTGCTCACCCGCAACCCCGTCCACAAGAAGGTCCCCGTGCTCCTCCACGGCGACCGCTCCATCCCGGAGTCGCTCGTCATCGTCGAGTACGTCGACGAGGCCTTCCCCGCCGGCCCGCCGCTGCTCCCCGCCGACCCGCTCGCACGCGCCAACGCCCGCTTCTGGGCCCGCTTCCTCGACGACAAG TGCTGGAAGGCCCTGTGGGTGGCGCTGTGGGCGGAGCCCGGCGAGGcgcggggggcggcggcgagggaggccaAGGAGGGCCTGGCGCTGCTGGAGGCGCAGCTGCCGGAGGGGAAGCGGTTCTTCGGCGGCGACGCCATCGGCCTCCTCGACATCGCCGCCAGCGGGGTGGCGCGCTGGCTGGGCGTGTTCGAGGAGATGGCCGGGGTGCGGCTGCTCACCGAGGAGGAGCGCCCGGCGCTGTGCCGGTGGGCGAGGGAGTACGCGGCGGACGAGACCGTGCGGCAGTGCCTCCCGGACAGGGACCTCGTGCTCGCCGTGCTGGCGCCCAGGAGGGACATGTTCGTGTCCACGGCCAATGCCATGGCCGCGCACAACTAA
- the LOC119282398 gene encoding probable glucomannan 4-beta-mannosyltransferase 6 isoform X2 — translation MHHHAGGHRPPAMLAESLAVAVDRLPASFPPAVAAFLRLLLRAWGALSVPLLRGAVMLCMAMSLMVLAEKVLLGTVSAAAKLLRRRRRPGRRDVPVQPDVEAGGGGGSSACFPMVLVQIPMYNEREVYQLSIGAACRLTWPADRLIVQVLDDSTDAAIKELVREECERWAGSGVDVRYEAREDRAGHKAGNLTEGMRHAYARGCEFVAIFDADFQPSPDFLTRTVPLLLRHPGLALVQARWEFDECLLTRMQEMSMDYHFKVEQQAGSALCNFFGYNGSAGVWRRQAIEESGGWDDRTTAEDMDLALRAALLGWEFVYVGDIRVKSELPSSLGAYRSQQHRWSCGPALLFKKMLREIVAAERVPAWKKLYIVYNFFVTRRVVSTFFTFFFFSVLLPAKTLFPQVRIPAWQMVCVPTATTLLNSAGTPWRRSAHLVVPWVAFENAMALHRFKAILIGLFEAGRANEWIVTRKSGNGRPAPGAEGRRLKQRCGLHWLELLVGALLLASGCYDCVHGHGYFYLFALPQSVMYFAIGFELLGVHHAS, via the exons ATGCATCATCATGCAGGCGGTCACCGGCCGCCGGCGATGCTGGCCGAGTCGCTCGCGGTCGCGGTCGACCGGCTGCCCGCCTCCTTCCCGCCGGCGGTGGCCGCCTTCCTGCGGCTGCTGCTCCGGGCGTGGGGCGCGCTCTCCGTGCCGCTGCTCCGGGGCGCCGTGATGCTGTGCATGGCCATGTCGCTCATGGTGCTCGCCGAGAAGGTCCTCCTCGGGACCGTCAGCGCCGCGGCCAAGCTgctccgccggcgccggcggcccGGGAGGCGCGACGTCCCCGTCCAGCCTGACGTCGAGGCTGGTGGAGGTGGTGGCTCCTCGGCCTGCTTCCCCATGGTGCTCGTCCAGATCCCCATGTACAATGAGAGAGAG GTGTACCAGCTCTCGATCGGGGCGGCCTGCAGGCTCACGTGGCCGGCAGACCGATTAATTGTGCAGGTCCTCGACGACTCCACCGACGCCGCCATCAAG GAGCTGGTGAGGGAGGAGTGCGAGCGGTGGGCCGGGAGCGGCGTGGACGTGAGGTACGAGGCCCGGGAGGACAGGGCCGGGCACAAGGCCGGCAACCTCACGGAGGGGATGCGCCACGCCTACGCCCGCGGCTGCGAGTTCGTCGCCATCTTCGACGCCGACTTCCAGCCCTCGCCGGACTTCCTCACCCGCACCGTGccgctcctcctccgccacccCGGCCTCGCGCTCGTGCAGGCGCGCTGGGAGTTCG ACGAGTGTCTGCTGACGAGGATGCAGGAGATGTCCATGGACTACCACTTCAAGGTGGAGCAGCAAGCGGGGTCCGCACTCTGTAACTTCTTTGGATATAATG GAAGCGCCGGAGTATGGAGAAGGCAAGCCATCGAGGAATCGGGTGGGTGGGACGACCGGACCACCGCGGAGGACATGGACCTGGCGCTCCGAGCGGCGCTCCTCGGCTGGGAATTCGTCTACGTCGGCGACATCAGGGTGAAGAGCGAGCTGCCGAGCTCTCTCGGGGCGTACCGGTCCCAGCAGCACCGGTGGTCGTGCGGGCCGGCGCTCCTCTTCAAGAAGATGCTccgggagatcgtcgccgcggagcGGGTGCCGGCGTGGAAGAAGCTCTACATCGTGTACAACTTCTTCGTGACGCGGAGGGTGGTGTCCACCTTCttcaccttcttcttcttcagcgtgCTGCTGCCGGCCAAGACGCTGTTCCCGCAGGTGCGCATCCCGGCGTGGCAGATGGTGTGCGTCCCGACGGCCACGACGCTGCTCAACTCGGCGGGCACGCCGTGGCGCCGGTCGGCCCACCTGGTGGTGCCGTGGGTCGCGTTCGAGAACGCCATGGCGCTGCACCGATTCAAGGCCATCCTCATCGGGCTCTTCGAGGCCGGCCGGGCCAACGAGTGGATCGTCACCCGCAAGTCCGGGAACGGTAGGCCGGCGCCGGGCGCGGAGGGCCGCCGTCTGAAACAGCGGTGCGGGCTCCATTGGCTGGAGCTGCTGGTCGGCGCGCTGCTCCTGGCGTCCGGGTGCTACGACTGTGTGCACGGGCATGGCTATTTCTACCTGTTCGCGCTGCCCCAGTCGGTCATGTACTTCGCCATTGGGTTCGAGCTCTTGGGCGTCCATCACGCTTCATAG
- the LOC119278628 gene encoding protein YAE1-like, with protein MAGSEDVRGLAASLGELHVEASPSREEGTNGHGNGDAAAAAAADDDVWGDASDSPGHDSDLKREWDHRQEQFHKMGYRDGITEGQKDVAQEGFNLGHRQSADVGFKWGLVRGITSALASLPNNLKEKLLLDAQRRGKLEDLHKSAQEISAEAALRLFHGSTLQDNRQPEESKLQTTTKDLLLLLHECPDVHVSEELKQVP; from the exons ATGGCCGGCTCCGAGGACGTGAGGGGTTTGGCAGCATCCCTGGGAGAGCTACACGTGGAGGCATCACCATCGCGGGAGGAAGGAACCAATGGGCATG GCAatggtgatgctgctgctgctgctgctgcggatgatgatgttTGGGGTGATGCCTCAGATTCTCCAGGACATGATTCCGACTTAAAAAGAGAATGGGACCACAGGCAGGAGCAGTTTCATAAG ATGGGCTATAGGGATGGTATAACCGAAGGGCAGAAGGATGTTGCCCAAGAGGGGTTCAACCTTGGGCATAGGCAATCTGCAGATGTTGGATTCAAGTGGGGTCTCGTTCGGGGGATTACTAG TGCATTAGCTAGTCTTCCCAACAATCTAAAAGAAAAGCTGCTGCTCGACGCCCAGCGTAGAGGAAAACTTGAAGATTTGCACAAATCTGCGCAAGAAATTTCAGCAGAGGCTGCACTGCGGCTGTTTCACGGGAGTACTCTTCAGGATAATCGTCAACCAGAGGAAAGCAAGCTCCAAACTACTACAAAGGACCTTCTACTGTTGTTGCACGAATGCCCAGATGTTCATGTTAGTGAAGAGCTGAAACAAGTTCCGTAA
- the LOC119278629 gene encoding protein COFACTOR ASSEMBLY OF COMPLEX C SUBUNIT B CCB1, chloroplastic-like isoform X2, translating into MEACASTSRVLLPFPPRASLDSAAVLLDAAVGAGTGYSQASYYTSLGLFVLSVPGLWSLIKRSVKSKIVQKTFVREEGQPTAPSLVAGEILSFFTRNSFAVSDRGEVITFEGSMTPSSAQAALLTFCTVISLGSVGLVLSIAVPEGGNNWFWLMTLSPLAGVYYWTKASRKEEIKVKMVLSDDGNSVSEILVRGDDVQVEQMRRELKMSEKGMIYVKGIFET; encoded by the exons ATGGAAgcctgcgcctccaccagccgcGTCCTCCTCCCTTTCCCTC CCCGCGCGTCGCTCGACAGCGCCGCGGTGCTCCTCGACGCCGCCGTCGGGGCGGGGACGGGGTACTCGCAGGCCAGCTACTACACCTCGCTGGGCCTCTTCGTGCTCTCCGTGCCGGGGCTCTGGTcgctcatcaagcgctccgtcaagTCCAAG ATTGTGCAGAAGACGTTCGTCAGGGAGGAAGGGCAGCCGACGGCGCCGAGCCTGGTGGCCGGGGAGATCCTGTCCTTCTTCACGCGCAACAGTTTCGCCGTCTCTGACCGTGGCGAGGTCATCAC CTTCGAGGGCTCAATGACACCAAGCAGCGCTCAGGCAGCACTGCTGACCTTCTGCACCGTCATTAGCCTGGGGAGCGTCGGGCTTGTTCTGTCGATCGCGGTCCCAGAAGGCGGCAACAACTGGTTCTGGCTTATGACCTTAAGCCCCTTGGC GGGAGTGTACTACTGGACAAAAGCATCGAGGAAAGAGGAGATCAAGGTGAAGATGGTCTTGTCCGACGATGGGAACAGCGTGTCCGAGATTCTGGTGCGGGGCGACGATGTGCAGGTCGAGCAGATGAGGAGGGAGCTCAAGATGAGCGAGAAGGGGATGATATACGTGAAGGGGATATTCGAGACATGA